The region CAGCCGCGGCTGCCTGGCCCGGTTCTCCCGGCGGGTGTGGCCGCAGGGATGGCGCCGCTGAGAGGTGGCCCGGAGCTCAACGCGAACGACTTTCCCGGCCGCCCAGTCTGCCGTTCGGGGAAGGAGAATGCAGAACTGACCCCAGCCCACCGCGTGAATGCTGCGGGCCAGGTGCCCCACCCCAGCCTGCTCACGTGAAGATCGTCGTGCGCACGGCCTTCCGGCCGGGAGGTGTGGGGTGAAGACTCTGGGCTTTCTACAGGCCCCACGCGCTGTAAGGCGACTGCACGAGTCAGCTCCGTACAGTAAAATTGCTTTTTGTCGCAGCCCCTCCAGGTGCGGACCTCTCAGTGAACCTGAGGGGTCAGGCACAGAAAAGAGCCCCGACTGCTCCGCCCTGTTTGAGGGCAAGGACCCACGTCCTGGGCTGCACCTTCTCTCACGTCACCCGCTGTGTTTTCGTTCTTTTTTGAGGTTTCCGCACTATGTCCCTGATGGATCCACACATCACCTCCGACCCTGTCATTGGGGACGCCGCTGCCCTGATGGATGAGTTGCCGCAGATTGTCTGGGTTGGGCGGGCCGACGGGTGGCCGTTGACCTTCAACCGCCAGTGGTTCGAGTACACCGGACTGACCCCGGAACAGACCCGCGGCCGGGGCTGGGAGGCCGGACTTCATCCCGACGACCTTCCGCGTTATCTCGCTGCGC is a window of Deinococcus taeanensis DNA encoding:
- a CDS encoding zinc ribbon domain-containing protein, translated to MPDPSGSLRGPHLEGLRQKAILLYGADSCSRLTARGACRKPRVFTPHLPAGRPCARRSSREQAGVGHLARSIHAVGWGQFCILLPRTADWAAGKVVRVELRATSQRRHPCGHTRRENRARQPRLRCAACGHGENADRNARQGRADRSGIDEAGGDAGAAHLRRH